The sequence ATAAATTTCAAATATGAAATGCTTCCTGTCATGTAAGTCCCAGGGATTTAAGAAGACATGGACGGAAACTGAAAGGAATTTTCCTGCAATAAATAAGATATCGGCTATACATGAAATAAAATCAAATCCAGTATTTCTCTTCTTTTTGAaaagagaaaatgagaaattCTCTGTCCAGATTTATAAGTACAGatacaaaaagaagaagaagttaGCTCACCTGGTCTCTGATTTCATCTCCATTGTTCAAATTTAAATCCTCATTAGCAAGGATAGGATCATTTACTTCATAAGTCTGTTGATTGGTCAAACTATTGGAATAATTTGCTTTGCAAGTTTTAAAATGGCTTTTCCTAGAATCTGTGGTAAGAGAAATCTCATGGCAATAAGAGTGAAGAAATGCTCGGACTCCATCAATACCCACAAACTGTGAAACTGGAACACCACTGAACTTCTCAGTTGcagagtgtgaatttctccatctCTGAACTCTAATTGCTAATAACACAAGAAGGAAGGTGAAGAACAAGCAGGAGACAAAGGCCACTGCAATGACCAGGTAGAAAGTAAGATCTGACTGGGAATCAACAGGAGCTGAGACGCTGCTCAGATCGGAGaggattgcagggatggtgtcagccAGCACCACAGTGACCGTGACTGAGGCCGAGAGAGGTGGCTGCCCATTGTCCTTCACTAAAACCACCAAGCTTTGCTTAAGAGCATCTTTCTCCAGAAAGAAACGGGCTGTCCTGATCTCTCCGGTGTGGAGCCCCAGAGTGAAGAGCCCGGGCTCTGTGGCCTTGATCAGCTGGTAGGAGAGCCAGGCATTCTGCCCAGAGTCCGCAtccactgccaccaccttggTGACCAGGTAGCCTGGCTCAGAGGAGTGAGGGGCCAGCTCTATTCCTGTGGAGCCAtcggtgggaggggaggggtacaGGATTTCTGGAGCATTGTCATTCTGATCCAGGATGAAGAGGGTCACTGAGACATTGGAGCTGAGTGGTGGGGAGCCGCCATCCTGAGCCTTTACATGGAACCGAATCTCCCGAAACTCTTCATAATCAAAGGAGCTTAAAGCATAGACAACCCCAGTCTCAGAATTAATGGAGAGGTATGAAGAGAGAGGGAAGCCAGTCATTTGACTCTCCGTGATTGAATAAGTTATTCTGGAGTTGTCTTCCCAGTCTGGATCATTTGCACTTAGggaaaagatggaggctcctcTGTGGTTATTTTCCATAAAAAATAATGTGTAATCTGATTCTGCAAAGTGAGGTGGGTTGTCATTTGTGTCTAAAATGTGCAGTGCTATTACAgtggctgtagaaagtggagggaTTCCATGGTCAGTTACTGTGATAGTGATATTGTAGTTTGAAACTTGTTCCCTGTCAAGGGGACCATCTGTCACCAAACTGTAAAAATTATCTATGGATTGTATCAGCCGAAAAGGGAGGCTTCTAGGAATTGAGCATGTGACCTCACTGTTGATTCCAGAATCTTGATCCTCTACATTTATAATAGCAATAACTGTTCCAGTTGATGAGTTTTCATAAATAGTGCTGGTAAGAAAGGTCACTGTTAATTCTGGAGCATTGTCATTCAAATCTGTGACCACAATCTCAACTTTGGCCCTATCAAACAGTCCTCCATAGTCTTCAGCTTGTACCTCAAATTCATAGAAGGATGATGCCTCAAAGTTAAACTTCCCCATGAGTGTTATTATGCCAGTTGTTGAATTTAAAAGAAACATGTGTGAATCCTTTTTTGTGGTTTTCTTGAAGGAGTATTTCACTTCTCCATTGATTCCTTCATCCAGATCAGTCGCTCTGACTGTACATATAATGGACCCTTTAGGAATGTTCTCCTGAATGCTGATTTCATAGACTGGTTGGCTAAAAACAGGTGCATTGTCATTTGCATCTAAAACAATGATTTGAACTTGAGCAGTGCCAGACCTGATGGGATCACCCCCATCCATAGCTGTGAGGATCAGATCATAAACTGATTGCTCCTCCCTGTCCAGTGATTTTTCCAGCACCAGCACAGCGTGTCTGGCaccattttctcctctttgcacaTCCAGAGAAAAATGGCTACTGCCTGTGAGTTGATAACTCTGTACAGAGTTTATCCCCAGATCTGGATCATTAGCTTCAGGCAGAGGAAACCGAGTTCCTTGCATAGATATTTCATTAATTTTCACCTCTAGTTCTCCAGGAGGAAAGTGGGGagcattatcatttatatcaGTAATTTCCACTTCAACTCCATAAAGTTTTCTTTTACTCTCAACAATAACCTGAAAATTTAAGTTACACTTCTCTGCCCTTCCACAGATTTCCTCTCTGTCAATTCTCTCAGTGGTTTGTAAATGACCACTGTTGTAGTTCAGAGTAAAATACTGAATCATACCTGTCCTGGTAAGAATCCGGAGTTCACGATCTGAAAGATTATTTCCATCCATTCCTAGATCCACTGCAATATTCCCCACAAAGCAGCCTTTCTCCATCTCCTCAGAAATGGAATAATGAATTTGTGCAGAAACTGTCTCCCAAATGAACACCAATATGAGGCATTGTAGCAAGATTCTCTCTTTACAGCTCCACAGCTTCTGATTTTCTTCCATTTTCTTGCAACAGGATAAATGTACTGGCTCTCTCTCAGAGATGTTTTGAGTATGAAAGTAATGCtgtctatttatttacttaaagatGTTTCTGTTACACTACCTGCAATGTCTCTGCAAGTATGATCATGCAGATATTTCTGTTTATATATTAGAGAATTGCTGGTGGGTTGGCTGGAACTCTTGAGCGTGTTCCTTGGCCAGATTGGTGAACAGCGACACCCAGAGGCTCAATTGAAAACTATAGATTATTTTTGATGTAATACTACTTTCATATTTGCCATCGTTAAATTcttctcttcattttttttttaaaaaaaaaccattttgtTCAGAGACT is a genomic window of Rhineura floridana isolate rRhiFlo1 chromosome 1, rRhiFlo1.hap2, whole genome shotgun sequence containing:
- the LOC133364983 gene encoding protocadherin gamma-A6-like isoform X13, with protein sequence MEENQKLWSCKERILLQCLILVFIWETVSAQIHYSISEEMEKGCFVGNIAVDLGMDGNNLSDRELRILTRTGMIQYFTLNYNSGHLQTTERIDREEICGRAEKCNLNFQVIVESKRKLYGVEVEITDINDNAPHFPPGELEVKINEISMQGTRFPLPEANDPDLGINSVQSYQLTGSSHFSLDVQRGENGARHAVLVLEKSLDREEQSVYDLILTAMDGGDPIRSGTAQVQIIVLDANDNAPVFSQPVYEISIQENIPKGSIICTVRATDLDEGINGEVKYSFKKTTKKDSHMFLLNSTTGIITLMGKFNFEASSFYEFEVQAEDYGGLFDRAKVEIVVTDLNDNAPELTVTFLTSTIYENSSTGTVIAIINVEDQDSGINSEVTCSIPRSLPFRLIQSIDNFYSLVTDGPLDREQVSNYNITITVTDHGIPPLSTATVIALHILDTNDNPPHFAESDYTLFFMENNHRGASIFSLSANDPDWEDNSRITYSITESQMTGFPLSSYLSINSETGVVYALSSFDYEEFREIRFHVKAQDGGSPPLSSNVSVTLFILDQNDNAPEILYPSPPTDGSTGIELAPHSSEPGYLVTKVVAVDADSGQNAWLSYQLIKATEPGLFTLGLHTGEIRTARFFLEKDALKQSLVVLVKDNGQPPLSASVTVTVVLADTIPAILSDLSSVSAPVDSQSDLTFYLVIAVAFVSCLFFTFLLVLLAIRVQRWRNSHSATEKFSGVPVSQFVGIDGVRAFLHSYCHEISLTTDSRKSHFKTCKANYSNSLTNQQTYEVNDPILANEDLNLNNGDEIRDQQAQPNMDWRFSQAQRPGTSGSQNGDENGTWPNNQFDTEMLQAMILASANEAAAAAAAANPDGNSTLGGGATAGTMGLSTRYGPQFTLQHVPDYRQNVYIPGSTATLSNSSGKHDGKPAASGGGNKKKSGKKEKK